In the Mytilus trossulus isolate FHL-02 chromosome 1, PNRI_Mtr1.1.1.hap1, whole genome shotgun sequence genome, one interval contains:
- the LOC134682446 gene encoding uncharacterized protein LOC134682446 isoform X1, with product MDSEETITVASYKSIHFGVDIIEGALSHLQFLKNINKHRSLFHVPLLRRALRRYEQFWLDLAAEHNEKVLTAPLDIEWIWHCHMLSPICYEKDCKNLVGKTVNHVIVKDKERQKHLEISKKLWEAKYPDTPFEINVDQNEDESPEEERDSVDMWESKLTYDVVSAAIRQSAFNYQVSLPHYHDKNFLRQAVKRYKKLLFLKVQHPGLFFVPCYDNDLIWHTHQLHPIVYKKDTERILGKMFNHDDSVNDRSSGSRLLRAESKTKQFWQEAYNESFSRNGAMYRGDPPMGQLHRLSSSDVMSFSTKRAKVKLDNIQIENLPEIIKSYKLKVQYVSNDKEGPVILNFKGLPSHWDKKKGIEFEFDTKDYNYLKFKLIHQPKRMCFSATIETAEAKFHVLPLAESNTGCDTELSETLVLNEEKNITLNFNGNIHVYDKPGPCFLFLKNGNFDRKYCIMPENIRQLWGPIPLPRLPAGQDNNCVVASHKFVNHMGEMTFTCRVIHSIPLLMSAIQVFYHDKMVTVAHLIGPEQLPCSTEVSDPKSCPSLNSKQGQRALLIKTEEGDWGILIGQWTGFRRGKPGTRGNAETQKGLKGSPGTLTIRFFHIKSGHWNHLALPYLENLFKFNLGDSNVDLQNGVLTISSENGEVAENLTMAFGVALLHVLCQPRKKLKKLGENTTPMRGMKLIRSIPSSDLGLVVAAGYSVEAPTNQFIRKLQLRNRNGPCSSKDETEMVGYGMGVDFGDAIAEELGTEPMTEAQNTIEAPGEASAGDIGDTGAEVAAEAGGEAGACGGCGGCGGCGGCGGCGGACGSCGGCGGCAG from the exons GTTTTAACAGCCCCTCTAGATATAGAATGGATTTGGCATTGTCATATGCTATCACCAATATGCTACGAAAAGGACTGTAAAAATCTTGTAGGTAAAACCGTTAATCATGTGATTGTCAAGGACAAAGAGAGACAAAAGCatcttgaaatttcaaaaaagctATGGGAAGCAAAATACCCAGATACCCCTTTTGAGATAAATGTTGACCAAAATGAGGACGAATCTCCAGAGGAGGAGAGGGATAGTGTTGATATGTGGGAAAGTAAGTTGACATATGATGTTGTTTCCGCAGCTATACGACAGTCAGCGTTTAATTATCAAGTTAGCCTTCCACATTATCATGACAAAAACTTTTTAAGGCAAGCTGTCAAgcggtataagaaattattgttcTTGAAAGTTCAACATCCAGGACTATTTTTTGTTCCTTGTTACGATAATGATTTGATATGGCACACACATCAACTTCATcctatagtttataaaaaagacACTGAAAGGATATTAGGCAAAATGTTCAATCATGACGACTCCGTAAACGATCGAAGCTCTGGATCTAGATTACTGAGAGCCGAGTCTAAAACAAAGCAATTTTGGCAAGAAGCATACAACGAAAGTTTTTCCCGTAACGGAGCAATGTACAGAGGAGATCCTCCAATGGGACAGCTGCATAGACTGTCTTCAAGTGACGTAATGTCGTTTTCAACAAAGAGAGCAAAAGTTAAACTAGACAACATACAAATTGAGAACTTACCTGAAATCATAAAAAGTTACAAGTTAAAAGTTCAATATGTTTCCAATGATAAAGAAGGCCCTgtaatattgaattttaaaggcCTACCTAGTCACTGGGACAAGAAAAAGGGAATTGAGTTTGAATTTGACACAAAAGACTACaactatttgaaattcaaaCTTATACATCAACCAAAACGCATGTGTTTTAGTGCTACCATCGAAACAGCAGAGGCCAAATTTCACGTTCTTCCATTAGCTGAATCAAACACCGGATGTGATACTGAATTATCAGAAACATTAGTTCTAAACGAAGAAAAGAATATAACTTTGAATTTCAATGGGAATATTCACGTGTATGATAAACCGGGACcgtgtttcttatttttaaagaatggaAACTTCGATAGAAAGTATTGCATCATGCCTGAAAATATACGACAATTGTGGGGACCAATTCCGTTGCCTAGGCTACCAGCAGGACAAGATAATAACTGTGTAGTTGCATCACACAA GTTTGTTAATCACATGGGAGAGATGACGTTTACATGTCGAGTAATACACAGTATACCGTTACTGATGTCAGCGATACAAGTGTTCTACCATGACAAAATGGTAACAGTGGCACATTTGATTGGTCCAGAACAGTTACCATGTTCTACTGAG gTTTCAGACCCTAAATCTTGTCCATCACTGAATTCCAAACAAGGTCAACGTGCTTTGTTGATCAAAACAGAGGAGGGGGACTGGGGAATTCTGATTGGACAGTGGACTGGGTTCCGGAGAGGAAAGCCAGGAACCAGAGGTAATGCTGAAA CTCAAAAGGGACTTAAAGGAAGTCCAGGTACATTGACGATCCGATTCTTCCATATAAAGAGTGGACACTGGAACCATTTAGCCTTACCTTACTTGGAAAATCTATTCAAGTTTAATCTTGGCGATTCAAATGTGGACCTTCAAAATGGCGTCCTTACCATATCTTCTGAAAACGGAGAAGTCGCTGAGAATCTTACTATGGCTTTTGGTGTTGCATTACTTCATGTTCTCTGCCAACCAAGGAAGAAACTAAAGAAACTAGGTGAAAATACAACGCCAATGAGAGGAATGAAACTAATACGCTCCATTCCCTCCAGCGATCTAGGGCTAGTAGTCGCTGCAGGGTATTCGGTAGAAGCGCCAACCAATCAATTCATAAGAAAACTTCAACTGCGGAATAGAAATGGTCCGTGTTCATCAAAGGACGAAACTGAAATGGTTGGATACGGAATGGGTGTCGATTTTGGTGATGCTATAGCTGAAGAACTTGGTACAGAACCAATGACTGAGGCTCAAAACACGATAGAAGCACCTGGTGAAGCGTCTGCTGGTGACATCGGTGATACTGGTGCTGAGGTTGCCGCCGAGGCGGGAGGCGAGGCAGGAGCTTGTGGAGGTTGTGGAGGGTGTGGTGGTTGTGGTGGCTGTGGCGGTTGTGGCGGAGCGTGTGGTAGTTGTGGAGGATGCGGTGGATGTGCAGGTTAA
- the LOC134682446 gene encoding uncharacterized protein LOC134682446 isoform X2: MDSEETITVASYKSIHFGVDIIEGALSHLQFLKNINKHRSLFHVPLLRRALRRYEQFWLDLAAEHNEKVLTAPLDIEWIWHCHMLSPICYEKDCKNLVGKTVNHVIVKDKERQKHLEISKKLWEAKYPDTPFEINVDQNEDESPEEERDSVDMWESKLTYDVVSAAIRQSAFNYQVSLPHYHDKNFLRQAVKRYKKLLFLKVQHPGLFFVPCYDNDLIWHTHQLHPIVYKKDTERILGKMFNHDDSVNDRSSGSRLLRAESKTKQFWQEAYNESFSRNGAMYRGDPPMGQLHRLSSSDVMSFSTKRAKVKLDNIQIENLPEIIKSYKLKVQYVSNDKEGPVILNFKGLPSHWDKKKGIEFEFDTKDYNYLKFKLIHQPKRMCFSATIETAEAKFHVLPLAESNTGCDTELSETLVLNEEKNITLNFNGNIHVYDKPGPCFLFLKNGNFDRKYCIMPENIRQLWGPIPLPRLPAGQDNNCVVASHKFVNHMGEMTFTCRVIHSIPLLMSAIQVFYHDKMVTVAHLIGPEQLPCSTEVSDPKSCPSLNSKQGQRALLIKTEEGDWGILIGQWTGFRRGKPGTRAQKGLKGSPGTLTIRFFHIKSGHWNHLALPYLENLFKFNLGDSNVDLQNGVLTISSENGEVAENLTMAFGVALLHVLCQPRKKLKKLGENTTPMRGMKLIRSIPSSDLGLVVAAGYSVEAPTNQFIRKLQLRNRNGPCSSKDETEMVGYGMGVDFGDAIAEELGTEPMTEAQNTIEAPGEASAGDIGDTGAEVAAEAGGEAGACGGCGGCGGCGGCGGCGGACGSCGGCGGCAG, translated from the exons GTTTTAACAGCCCCTCTAGATATAGAATGGATTTGGCATTGTCATATGCTATCACCAATATGCTACGAAAAGGACTGTAAAAATCTTGTAGGTAAAACCGTTAATCATGTGATTGTCAAGGACAAAGAGAGACAAAAGCatcttgaaatttcaaaaaagctATGGGAAGCAAAATACCCAGATACCCCTTTTGAGATAAATGTTGACCAAAATGAGGACGAATCTCCAGAGGAGGAGAGGGATAGTGTTGATATGTGGGAAAGTAAGTTGACATATGATGTTGTTTCCGCAGCTATACGACAGTCAGCGTTTAATTATCAAGTTAGCCTTCCACATTATCATGACAAAAACTTTTTAAGGCAAGCTGTCAAgcggtataagaaattattgttcTTGAAAGTTCAACATCCAGGACTATTTTTTGTTCCTTGTTACGATAATGATTTGATATGGCACACACATCAACTTCATcctatagtttataaaaaagacACTGAAAGGATATTAGGCAAAATGTTCAATCATGACGACTCCGTAAACGATCGAAGCTCTGGATCTAGATTACTGAGAGCCGAGTCTAAAACAAAGCAATTTTGGCAAGAAGCATACAACGAAAGTTTTTCCCGTAACGGAGCAATGTACAGAGGAGATCCTCCAATGGGACAGCTGCATAGACTGTCTTCAAGTGACGTAATGTCGTTTTCAACAAAGAGAGCAAAAGTTAAACTAGACAACATACAAATTGAGAACTTACCTGAAATCATAAAAAGTTACAAGTTAAAAGTTCAATATGTTTCCAATGATAAAGAAGGCCCTgtaatattgaattttaaaggcCTACCTAGTCACTGGGACAAGAAAAAGGGAATTGAGTTTGAATTTGACACAAAAGACTACaactatttgaaattcaaaCTTATACATCAACCAAAACGCATGTGTTTTAGTGCTACCATCGAAACAGCAGAGGCCAAATTTCACGTTCTTCCATTAGCTGAATCAAACACCGGATGTGATACTGAATTATCAGAAACATTAGTTCTAAACGAAGAAAAGAATATAACTTTGAATTTCAATGGGAATATTCACGTGTATGATAAACCGGGACcgtgtttcttatttttaaagaatggaAACTTCGATAGAAAGTATTGCATCATGCCTGAAAATATACGACAATTGTGGGGACCAATTCCGTTGCCTAGGCTACCAGCAGGACAAGATAATAACTGTGTAGTTGCATCACACAA GTTTGTTAATCACATGGGAGAGATGACGTTTACATGTCGAGTAATACACAGTATACCGTTACTGATGTCAGCGATACAAGTGTTCTACCATGACAAAATGGTAACAGTGGCACATTTGATTGGTCCAGAACAGTTACCATGTTCTACTGAG gTTTCAGACCCTAAATCTTGTCCATCACTGAATTCCAAACAAGGTCAACGTGCTTTGTTGATCAAAACAGAGGAGGGGGACTGGGGAATTCTGATTGGACAGTGGACTGGGTTCCGGAGAGGAAAGCCAGGAACCAGAG CTCAAAAGGGACTTAAAGGAAGTCCAGGTACATTGACGATCCGATTCTTCCATATAAAGAGTGGACACTGGAACCATTTAGCCTTACCTTACTTGGAAAATCTATTCAAGTTTAATCTTGGCGATTCAAATGTGGACCTTCAAAATGGCGTCCTTACCATATCTTCTGAAAACGGAGAAGTCGCTGAGAATCTTACTATGGCTTTTGGTGTTGCATTACTTCATGTTCTCTGCCAACCAAGGAAGAAACTAAAGAAACTAGGTGAAAATACAACGCCAATGAGAGGAATGAAACTAATACGCTCCATTCCCTCCAGCGATCTAGGGCTAGTAGTCGCTGCAGGGTATTCGGTAGAAGCGCCAACCAATCAATTCATAAGAAAACTTCAACTGCGGAATAGAAATGGTCCGTGTTCATCAAAGGACGAAACTGAAATGGTTGGATACGGAATGGGTGTCGATTTTGGTGATGCTATAGCTGAAGAACTTGGTACAGAACCAATGACTGAGGCTCAAAACACGATAGAAGCACCTGGTGAAGCGTCTGCTGGTGACATCGGTGATACTGGTGCTGAGGTTGCCGCCGAGGCGGGAGGCGAGGCAGGAGCTTGTGGAGGTTGTGGAGGGTGTGGTGGTTGTGGTGGCTGTGGCGGTTGTGGCGGAGCGTGTGGTAGTTGTGGAGGATGCGGTGGATGTGCAGGTTAA